Proteins encoded within one genomic window of Mycolicibacterium aubagnense:
- a CDS encoding SDR family NAD(P)-dependent oxidoreductase, translated as MTRVAVVTGGASGMGEATCHELGRRGHKVAVLDLNSGAAQRVAEDLRADGVEALGIAVDVGDRASVEEAFAKVRSEFGPVHILVTSAGVVDFAAFTDITVDSWQRLIDVNLTGTFHCCQVAVPDMLAAGWGRIVMISSSSAQRGSPGMAHYAASKGALLSLTKSLAREYGPSGITVNNVPPSGIETPMQHQSQAAGNLPPNEQMAASIPVGHLGTGDDIAAAVGFLCSPEAGFITGQTLGVNGGAVM; from the coding sequence ATGACACGCGTGGCAGTGGTGACCGGTGGCGCATCGGGCATGGGTGAGGCGACCTGTCACGAACTGGGGCGGCGGGGACACAAGGTGGCCGTCCTCGACCTGAACAGTGGAGCGGCGCAGCGAGTCGCCGAAGACCTGCGCGCCGACGGGGTGGAGGCGCTCGGGATCGCCGTCGATGTCGGCGACCGCGCGTCGGTGGAAGAAGCCTTCGCCAAGGTGCGTAGCGAGTTCGGACCCGTGCACATCCTGGTCACCAGCGCCGGCGTGGTTGATTTCGCGGCGTTCACCGACATCACCGTCGATTCGTGGCAGCGGCTCATCGACGTCAATCTGACCGGTACGTTCCACTGTTGTCAGGTCGCGGTGCCCGACATGCTGGCCGCCGGGTGGGGGCGCATCGTGATGATCTCCTCGTCCAGCGCGCAGCGCGGGTCGCCTGGCATGGCGCACTATGCCGCGTCCAAGGGCGCGCTGCTGTCGCTGACGAAATCGCTCGCCCGCGAATACGGTCCGTCCGGAATCACCGTGAACAACGTGCCGCCTTCGGGCATCGAGACGCCGATGCAGCACCAGTCGCAGGCGGCGGGCAACCTGCCGCCCAACGAGCAGATGGCGGCGAGCATCCCGGTGGGCCACCTCGGCACCGGTGACGACATCGCCGCCGCGGTCGGCTTCCTGTGCTCGCCGGAGGCCGGCTTCATCACCGGGCAGACCCTCGGTGTCAACGGCGGGGCTGTGATGTGA
- a CDS encoding ferredoxin--NADP reductase translates to MADLVDDFASLRIKRVVRETGDAVSLVLDIPEDCAPRFRYQAGQFLTLRVHLAGDQHRRCYSMSSSPHNGDDLQITVKRDGGGLVSNWLNDTAAAGDHIDAAPPEGRFVLREGERDIVAFAGGSGITPIHSLIGAALAGTSRRIRLFYANRSRDSVIFADSLGALVQSHPDRLTVRHHLDDVDGIVQPEAIASFIADAGDAEFYICGPGPFMDAVESAVMQTGTPRSRIHLERFQIVAVTAADAAASDTEEVTIELDRRKTTVEYRAGNTLLQTARIAGLRAPSSCETGSCGTCMARIVEGSARMLNNDALDDDEVADGWVLTCQSLPTSKTVRVVYE, encoded by the coding sequence ATGGCTGATCTTGTGGACGACTTCGCGTCACTGCGCATCAAGCGGGTGGTGCGGGAAACCGGCGACGCGGTGTCGCTGGTTCTCGACATCCCGGAGGACTGCGCGCCCCGATTCCGTTACCAGGCAGGGCAATTCCTGACCCTGCGGGTGCACCTGGCCGGGGACCAGCACCGGCGGTGCTACTCGATGTCGTCGTCGCCACACAACGGCGACGACTTGCAGATCACCGTCAAGCGGGACGGGGGCGGCCTCGTCTCGAACTGGCTGAACGACACCGCCGCGGCGGGCGATCACATCGATGCCGCCCCGCCGGAAGGGCGGTTCGTCCTGAGAGAGGGGGAGCGCGACATCGTCGCCTTCGCCGGTGGCAGCGGGATCACGCCGATCCACTCACTGATCGGCGCCGCGCTGGCGGGGACCTCGCGCCGCATCCGGTTGTTCTACGCCAACCGCAGTCGTGACTCGGTGATCTTCGCCGATTCCCTTGGTGCACTGGTGCAGTCGCATCCCGACCGCCTGACGGTGCGTCACCACCTCGACGACGTCGATGGCATCGTGCAGCCGGAGGCCATCGCGTCCTTCATCGCCGATGCCGGCGATGCCGAGTTCTACATCTGCGGGCCGGGGCCGTTCATGGACGCGGTGGAATCCGCCGTCATGCAGACTGGCACGCCGCGCAGCCGAATTCACCTGGAGCGCTTTCAGATCGTCGCGGTCACTGCCGCTGATGCGGCTGCGTCGGACACCGAGGAAGTCACGATCGAACTCGACCGCCGCAAGACGACCGTGGAGTACCGGGCGGGCAACACGCTGCTGCAGACGGCGCGCATTGCCGGGCTGCGGGCGCCCTCCTCGTGTGAAACCGGTTCCTGCGGAACGTGTATGGCCCGCATCGTCGAAGGCAGCGCACGCATGCTCAACAACGACGCCCTTGACGATGACGAGGTCGCCGACGGCTGGGTGCTGACCTGTCAGTCGCTGCCGACCAGCAAGACCGTCCGAGTGGTTTACGAGTAG
- a CDS encoding MarR family winged helix-turn-helix transcriptional regulator, producing the protein MDLDQNLLWYLKQAFYFSLTSVNEAVSSHGVSTAQIGVLRQLANEPGLSGADLARRLLITPQGVQLALKALEDRGLVERKADPQHARILQAFLTDQGRKTAAAVVSDAVQAHEAVFGVLTADEQETLKRLLTRVVEQGTGHKLIDDHVGD; encoded by the coding sequence GTGGACTTGGACCAAAACCTCCTCTGGTACCTCAAGCAGGCCTTCTACTTCTCGCTGACGTCGGTGAACGAAGCCGTCAGTAGTCACGGGGTCAGCACTGCCCAGATCGGTGTCCTGCGCCAACTCGCCAACGAGCCGGGGCTGTCCGGCGCGGACCTGGCGCGCCGTTTGCTCATCACGCCGCAGGGCGTGCAGTTGGCGCTGAAGGCACTCGAAGACCGTGGACTCGTGGAGCGCAAGGCCGATCCCCAACATGCCCGCATCTTGCAGGCCTTCCTGACCGATCAGGGGCGCAAGACCGCCGCCGCGGTCGTCAGCGACGCGGTGCAGGCGCACGAAGCGGTGTTCGGCGTGCTCACCGCCGACGAGCAGGAGACCCTGAAGCGGCTGCTCACGCGCGTCGTCGAGCAGGGCACCGGGCACAAGCTGATCGACGATCACGTGGGCGACTGA
- a CDS encoding metal-dependent hydrolase family protein → MTAPVAELTVLRAARWADVDSGEVRSPAVIVVEGNRIKAVNPVEPLPDSAVVIDLGDVTLLPGLMDMELNLLIGGPGGPEGLPSPMHGVQDDPAYRTLRGAVNARATLDAGFTTVRNLGLMVKTGGYLLDVALMRAIDQGWHVGPRIYPAGHAVTPYGGHLDPTVFQRLAPGIMPLSVGEGIANGVDEVRACVRYQVRHGAKLIKVSASGGVMSHSTAPGAQQYSDDEFAAIADEAHRAGVRVAAHAVGDTAIRACIRAGIDCIEHGFLATDDTIQLMADTGTFLVSTTYLTEAMAVDRIAPELRRKAEVVFPQAQAMLPKAIAAGVRIACGTDAPAVPHGQNAKELCALVDRGMTPMQAIRAATVTSAELIDADDELGRLAAGYRADIVAVPGDVSRNIASTLDVRFVMKDGQIYKQVDGGA, encoded by the coding sequence ATGACGGCGCCAGTGGCAGAGCTGACTGTGCTGCGGGCTGCCCGGTGGGCCGACGTCGACAGCGGCGAGGTGCGGTCACCGGCCGTCATCGTGGTCGAGGGCAACCGCATCAAGGCCGTCAATCCTGTTGAGCCATTGCCGGATTCGGCCGTCGTCATCGATCTCGGTGACGTGACGTTGCTGCCGGGCCTGATGGACATGGAGCTCAACCTGCTGATCGGTGGCCCCGGAGGGCCGGAAGGGCTGCCGAGCCCGATGCACGGCGTGCAGGATGATCCGGCATACCGGACGCTGCGCGGCGCCGTCAATGCCCGCGCCACGCTGGACGCCGGTTTCACCACCGTGCGCAACCTCGGGTTGATGGTCAAGACTGGTGGCTACCTGCTGGATGTCGCCCTCATGCGGGCCATCGACCAGGGCTGGCATGTCGGCCCTCGCATCTATCCGGCCGGACACGCGGTGACGCCGTACGGTGGCCACCTCGACCCGACGGTGTTCCAGCGCCTGGCGCCGGGCATCATGCCGCTGTCGGTCGGGGAGGGCATCGCCAACGGCGTCGATGAGGTCCGGGCCTGCGTGCGCTACCAGGTTCGGCACGGCGCCAAGCTGATCAAGGTGTCCGCCTCGGGTGGCGTGATGTCACACAGCACCGCTCCGGGTGCGCAGCAGTATTCCGACGACGAGTTCGCCGCGATCGCCGACGAGGCGCACCGCGCGGGAGTGCGCGTGGCTGCACACGCGGTGGGGGACACTGCGATTCGGGCCTGCATCCGCGCCGGCATCGACTGCATCGAGCACGGCTTCCTGGCGACCGACGACACCATCCAATTGATGGCCGACACCGGCACGTTCCTGGTTTCGACCACCTACCTCACCGAGGCCATGGCCGTCGACCGCATCGCGCCCGAGCTGCGCAGAAAGGCCGAGGTGGTGTTTCCGCAGGCGCAGGCGATGCTGCCGAAGGCCATCGCCGCCGGCGTACGCATCGCCTGCGGAACCGATGCGCCGGCCGTTCCACACGGGCAGAACGCGAAGGAGTTGTGCGCGCTCGTCGACCGCGGCATGACGCCGATGCAGGCCATCCGCGCGGCCACGGTGACCAGCGCCGAGCTCATTGACGCCGACGACGAACTCGGACGTCTGGCCGCCGGCTACCGCGCGGATATCGTGGCCGTCCCCGGCGACGTCTCCCGCAATATCGCCAGTACGCTGGACGTGCGCTTCGTGATGAAAGACGGGCAAATCTACAAGCAGGTGGACGGAGGTGCGTAG
- a CDS encoding aromatic ring-hydroxylating oxygenase subunit alpha: MARFPKPPEGSWTEHYPRLGTEPVSYEDSISPEQYEIERKAVFKRAWLNVGRVEQLPRKGSYFTKELKVVNTSIIVVRNNAGEVKAFHNICRHRGNKLVWNDMPLEETKGFCKQFTCKYHAWRYDLDGNLTFVQQEGEFFDLDKGRYGLVPVHCDVWEGFIFVNFASQPEQSLRDFLGPMILGLEGYPFEKLTSKFTYRSEVKANWKLYMDAFQEFYHAPVLHANQSPTNYSKAAAQAGFEAPHYRIDGPHRLVSTSGVRVWEMGAEMRKPMEDICQSGLFGPWDSPDLGELPAGLNPAKCDPWGLDSFQLFPNFVVLFWGQGWYLTYHYWPTSYNTHLFECTLYFPQARSPRERIGQELAAVTFKEYGLQDANTLEATQTMVESRTVNEFLLCDQEVLIRHLHHETAAWIEEYQRKTAGV, encoded by the coding sequence ATGGCCCGGTTCCCCAAACCGCCCGAAGGCAGTTGGACTGAACACTATCCGCGACTGGGCACCGAACCGGTGTCGTACGAGGACTCCATCAGTCCCGAGCAGTACGAGATCGAACGCAAGGCGGTGTTCAAGCGTGCGTGGCTGAATGTCGGTCGTGTCGAACAACTTCCGCGCAAAGGCAGCTACTTCACCAAAGAGCTCAAGGTCGTGAACACCTCGATCATCGTGGTCCGCAACAATGCCGGCGAGGTGAAGGCCTTTCACAACATCTGCCGCCACCGGGGCAACAAGCTGGTGTGGAACGACATGCCGCTGGAGGAGACCAAGGGCTTCTGTAAGCAGTTCACCTGCAAGTACCACGCCTGGCGGTACGACCTCGACGGCAACCTGACGTTCGTGCAGCAGGAGGGTGAGTTCTTCGACCTGGACAAAGGCCGGTACGGGCTGGTGCCCGTGCACTGTGACGTCTGGGAGGGCTTCATCTTCGTCAACTTCGCCTCCCAACCGGAGCAGTCGCTGCGCGATTTTCTCGGCCCCATGATCCTGGGTCTGGAGGGCTATCCGTTCGAGAAACTGACCTCGAAGTTCACCTATCGCTCTGAGGTCAAAGCGAATTGGAAGCTCTACATGGACGCGTTCCAGGAGTTCTACCACGCACCGGTACTGCATGCGAACCAGTCGCCGACCAACTATTCGAAGGCAGCGGCCCAGGCCGGTTTCGAGGCGCCGCACTACCGCATCGACGGGCCGCACCGGCTGGTCAGCACCTCCGGTGTCCGCGTCTGGGAGATGGGCGCCGAGATGCGCAAGCCCATGGAGGACATCTGCCAGAGCGGGTTGTTCGGGCCGTGGGATTCACCCGATCTGGGGGAGCTGCCCGCCGGCCTGAATCCGGCGAAATGTGATCCGTGGGGCCTGGATTCGTTCCAGTTGTTCCCGAACTTCGTCGTGCTGTTCTGGGGGCAGGGCTGGTACCTGACCTATCACTACTGGCCGACGTCGTACAACACGCATCTCTTCGAATGCACGCTGTACTTCCCGCAGGCACGCAGTCCCCGCGAACGCATCGGGCAGGAGCTCGCGGCGGTGACGTTCAAGGAGTACGGCCTGCAGGACGCCAACACGCTGGAGGCCACCCAGACCATGGTCGAGTCCCGCACCGTCAACGAATTCCTGTTGTGTGACCAAGAAGTACTGATCCGGCACCTGCACCACGAAACCGCCGCCTGGATCGAGGAGTACCAGCGCAAGACCGCGGGGGTCTGA